The sequence GCGCGGTAAGCCCCTCGTTTCGACTGACCGCCTCGACCGCGGAGGCGGTGGCGAGGGTCTGCGCGCGCCTGGACGGACTTCCACTGGCCATTGAGCTGGCGGCCGCACGTATCAAAGAATTGCCGCCGCCGGCGATCTTGACGCGGCTCGAGAGCCGACTCGACTTTCTGACGGGCGGCACCCGGGATCTGCCCGCGCGGCAGCAAACGCTGCGGAGGGCGATTGCCTGGAGTTACGACCTGCTGGATCCGACCGAGAAAACGTGGTTCAATCGACTGTCCGGATTCATGGGCGGCTGTCCGTCTGACGGGATTGAAGCGGTCTGCACTGCCGACGCTCAGGATCGGGCCGATACCCTGGACATTCTGAGGTCGTTGATCGACAAGAGCCTCCTCCAGCAAGAGGCAGGCGGAGCCGCCCAGCCGCGGTTCCGCATGCTCGAAACGATCCAGGAATTCGGATTGGACCGCCTGCGCGCGACCGGAGAGTTCGAGGCCGTGCGAGAGCGCCACGCCGCGTTCTTCATCACGGTCGCCGAGCGGGCCGAGGTCGGGCTGGCGACGGCCGCACAGCCCGCATGGCTCGATTGGCTCGAGCGCGAGCACGATAACCTCAGGGCGGCGCTGCGATGGGCGCTCGGACGCGCTGAGGCGCAGACAGCGCTGCGGCTGGTTGCAACGCTCATGCGATTCTGGCTCATGAAAGCATACTATGCGGAGGCGAGGATGTGGGCGGAGCGGGTCCTCGCGGCGACGGCCGACGCAACGCTGATACGAGCCAAAACCCTCCGCGGCTTCGCCCACCTGCTCTGGATCCAGGGCGACTATGAGCGCGCGAAGCAGCTCTCCGAGCAGAGTCTGACGCTGTCGCAAGATCTCGGGGACAGATACGGCATCGCCTTCGGAGTCGCCAGCCTGGGGCTACACGCGTATCTCAAGGGCGACCTCGAGGAGGCGGCCCAGTGTCTCGACCGGAGCCTTCGTCTGGCGCGTGAGCTGCAGGACAAGTGGCTTGTGAGCCTGGTCCTCAATATTCTCGGGCGCACGGTGGATCGCCGCGGCGATCCGGCGCTCGCGCGTCAGCACCTGGACGAAGGCCTGCGCCTTGCCGACGGCATAGGAGACCGTTGGCTCGTGAGCCTGCTGCACACCAGTCTCGGCGTCGTCTCGCTGCATCAGCGGGATGCCGTCCCGGCGGCCAAGCATTTCAACGACAGCCTCGGCCTCGCCCGAGATCTCGGAGATCAATGGGGCATCGCCTGGAACCTCGAAGGGCTGGCGGCGGTCGCGGTAACGGCCGGGGACCACGAACGAGCGGCGCGTCTGCTGGGCGCGGCGGATGCGCTGCGCAAGGTCATCAACACGCCGCTCACACCGTCGGAGCGCGCTGATCTCGAGCGTACGCTCGCTGCCGCCCGTGCTGCCTTGAGCGAGGCGGACATTGCCGCCGCGTGGGCAAAGGGCGCGGCGATGCGGCCGGATCAAGCCATTCAGTATGCGGTCGGCGTCGGAGAATCGGTCACGACGGAAGCCAAGGGCCCGGCCTCGCTTCATAGGCTGCCAGGGACCCTCAGCCTGCGGGAGCAACAAGTCGCCGCGCTCATCGCGCGGGGGAAGACGAGCCGGCAGATCGCGCGGGCTTTGTTCATTGCAGAGCGAACCGCCGAGACCCACGTACAGCACATTTTGAACAAACTCGGCGTCAACTCTCGCGCGCAGATCGCCGTGTGGGCAGTGGAGCACGGCCTGCTGACATCAGACGGAAATGCTGAATAACCAAGAGACCGGCCCGCTGGACACGCGAGTGTATTAAGACTTGGCGCGCCCGGCAGGATTCGAACCTGCGACCCGCTGCTTAGAAGGCAGCTGCTCTATCCCCTGAGCTACGGGCGCGTTGCGATCATCATACCCCGGTCCGGGCGGACCGACAACTCGCGAACCACTCCCACGTCCGTATGAGCCCGTCGCGGAGCGGCACGCGGGGCTCCCAACCAAGCAGCGTGCGCGCCCGCGTCGTGTCCGGGCACCGCCGGGAGGGATCGTCTTCCGGCCGAGGGCGGTGGACGATCGCGCTGCGGCTCCCGGTGATGTCGAGCACGAGCCGCGCCAGATCGAGGACGCGGATCTCCTCCGGGTTGCCGATGTTCACCGGATCGTGAACCTCTGAGCGCATGAGCCGCACGATCCCGTCGACGAGATCGGACACGTAGCAAAAGCTGCGGGTCTGTGTGCCGTCGCCGTGGATGGTGAGCGGCTCGCCGCGGATCGCCTGCGTGATGAACGCCGGCACCGCGCGGCCGTCGTCCGGCCTATTCCGCGGTCCGTAGGTGTTGAAGATGCGGACGATCCCGGTATTGACGCCGTGGGACCGATGGTACGCCATCGTCATGGCCTCGGCGAACCGCTTCGCCTCGTCGTAGCAGCCGCGCGGCCCGACCGGGTTGACGTGCCCCCAGTACGTCTCCGGCTGGGGCGACACCGCCGGATCGCCGTAGACCTCCGAGGTGGACGCCAGGAGAAACCGCGCGCCCTTCGCCCGCGCGAGGCCGAGCGTGATCCAGCTGCCGAGCGCTCCAGCCTTCAGGGTTTGAATCGGATGGGCCAAGTAGTCGACGGGGCTGGCCGCGCTCGCGAAGTGCAGGATAAAGTCGACCGGGCCCGCGATCTCGACCGGCGTCGTGACGTCGTGGTGACGGAACTCGAAGCGCGGACTCGTAAGGTGCGCGATGTTCTCGCGGCGCCCGGTGAGCAGGTTGTCGAGGCACAGGACGTTCGCGCCGTCGGCGAGCAGACGCTCGCATAGGTGCGATCCGACAAACCCGGCGCCGCCGGTGATGACGACCTTCATGCCGCAGCCATCATAACACCTTCGGGCGGGCGCGAGACAGCCCGATGCCGGCCGCGCCGGCGGCCGGCATCGATGAAACGCGAGCCGGCGCCCGGAGACCGGGCGCCGGCGTCAGGATCTATCCAGCTACAGCGTGCGGATCGGCCGTCTGCCGGTGAACATCCTCAAGAGCCACAGCAGGACGATCGCGCCGACGGCCGCCACGACGATCGACCACAGGTTCAGCCCGGTGACGCCGGCGTGTCCGAAGGTCCGGAAGATCCAGCCGCCGATCACCGCGCCGATCACGCCGATCAGCAGATCGCCGAGCAGGCCCCCCGGCCCCTCTCCGGGGACGACCGTCTTCGCGAGCCAGCCGGCAACGATGCCGACGACGATCCACGCCAGAAGACTCATGAGTACTGCTCCCTTCCGGGCCGGCGCTAGGCCGTCCGCCGTTCGGGCTTCGCCCGGACCGACCGTCGTTCCTCAGGCCGGGCGCGGTACGAGGAGCCGACGAACCGCCGCACCGGGCTTCCACACGCCGGGCACCGCGACGGCGGCTCCTGCTCCCGCATCGAGTCCCATACGACGTCGTACGGAGTCTGGCACTTCGCGCATTCGTAATGCAGCAGGTAGAACGGACGGCCGTGCATCATGCGGGCTACCCCTCATCGTTGCTCCCCGACAGGTTTTACCCCTCGGTGCCCCGCGGCTTTCGGCCCCGAGGACGGGCCCTCCGTGCTGTCGTCCATCTCGGTTTCCTCCACTTCGAGCGCGCCGGGCTCGAGCTCCGCCACGATCGTGTTCCACGCGGCCAAAAGCTCGTTCTCGGGCGTATTCTTCCCGCGCGGGACACGGGCCGAACCAGGGCGTAGACGGATTTTTCGTGCGAGGATGCGGGGCTTGGGAGGGCTACCCCAGACGGTGCATCCAGAAGAGCGACGTCGCGACGGTGCTGAGGAAGAGCGCGGCGACCCCGACCGCGGCGAGGCCGCTGACTTCCACGGGCGTGCGCCGCCAGCCGATCACACGGCCGAGTCGTGAGTACACGCGGCTCAGTTCGGCCGCGGAGGAGACGCGCCAGTAGGCGCCGCCGGTGACCTCCGCGATCTGCTTGAGCGTCTCCTCGTCGAGCCGGACGAAAATGCCGCGGCCGCCGAGCTCGAGGAACGTTCCCTCGGGCGACCCGAGGCCGATCGTGTAGACCCGCACGTGCAGCTGCCGCGCGACCGTGGCCGCGTCTTCGGGCGGCGTGCCCCGGTTGCTTTGGCCGTCGCTCAGCAGCACGACGGTCGCCGGCGGCAGGCGGTCCGCGTCGGGCGGCGGAGGCGGCGGGAGCCCGGGCAGCAGGCTGGCCGGGGGCCGCGGCCGGCCGGGCAGCGCGTACACCGCCTCGAGCAATCCGTCGCCGATCGCCGTCGCGAATTCCAAGTTCAGGCTGTTGATCGCCTGGACGACCCGGTCGTGATCGTCCGTGGGCGGCGTGATCAGAGTCGCATAGCTGCTGAACGAGACCAAGCCGACTTTCGCGCCGCGCGGCAGGTTGTGCACAAACTCGAGCGCCGCCTTTTTCGCGGCGTCCAGCCGGGTCGGCACGACGTCGCGCGCCATCATGCTGCGGCTTACGTCGATGCTCAGCATCACCACGGCGCGGTTGTCGGGCACTGGGACCGGCGCGACCGGCCGCGCCACGGTGAAGATCACCGCGCAGAGCGTGAGGAGGTACAGGACCGCCGCGACGTGGCGGCGCCACCGTCCGCCCGCGGCCGCGGCGATGCGCGCGAGATCCAGGGTCGGGTACTGAACGCGCTCCCGCGCCGGACGGCGCAGGATCCAGACATAGGTCAGCACCAGCACGGGCACGATCGCGTACAGCCACAGCAGGCGCGGCCAGAGGAAGCTCACGGCAGGCGTCCCATCCACAAGAGCGACAGCGCGCCGCCGCCCAGCATGAGCGTCCCGGCGCCGGCGACGAAGAGGGCCGAGACCTCGGTCTTCCGCTTCTCCCACCCGATCGTCTGGCCGAGCTCGCGGTAGATCCGCTTCAGATCGCCCGCGGTGGGCGAGATGAAGAACTTGCCGTCCGTGATCGCGGCGACCTGCTGCAGCAGCGTCGGATCAAACGGCACCAGCACCATCTGCCCCTGATATTGGAAGACGCCGCCGCCGGGCGTGCCGAGCCCGATCGTGTAGATCTTCACCTTCAGCTGTTTGGCGAGCGCCGCCATGCGAATCGGGTCGGCGGTGCCCGCGTTCTGTCCGCCGTCGGTCAACAAGATGACCGCGGCGGGCGGCATGTCCTCGGGCTGCCCCGACGGGCCGGACTGCCCCGGCCCCGGGGTCGCGGCCGGCGGCTGCGTCTGCCCCGGCGGCGCCGCGAACGGCGACTGGCCGAAGGGGGACTGTCCGAGCGGCGGCTGGCCCTGGCCCGGCGCCGGTCCGGACGATCCCGGCACGCTCGACGCCCGGCCCGGGATGGCCCGCAGCGACACCGCGATGCCGTCGCCGATGGCGGTGGCTTCCTGCGTCTTGATCGTCGCGAGCGCGTCGCGGATCGCGCCGCGATCGTCGGTCGGCGGCACCATCAACGTCGCGTAGGTGCTGAACGTCACGAGGCCCACCCGCGGGCCCGGCGGAAAGGCGTCGAGGAAGCCCAGCGCCGCCTGCCGCGCGGCCTCGAGGCGCGTCGGCTGCAGATCGGGCGCGGCCATGCTGCCGCTCGTGTCGATGGCCAGGATTACCGTCGCGCGGTTGACCGGCAGCGGCACGGCCATGACAGGGCGCGCGGCGGCGCCGAGCAGCAGCGCGAGCGCCGCGAAGTACAGTCCCATGCTGATGTGGCGGCGCACCGCGGGCAGGCGCACCGCGATCTGCGCAAAAAGCGGCGCTTCCGCAAAACGCCGCGCGGTCGTGCGCCGGATCCGGCGCACGCCGAGGACGTACCAGGCCACGGACAGCGGCAGCAGGGCCAAGGCCCACAGCATTACCGGCCAGGTAAACTCCATCGCCGCCGCCTTCGAAGGGTGATGAACCGCAGCAGATCGTCGACGAGGCCCGCCCCGGTCGACAGGGTGAGGAGGTCGACCCCGGTCCTGGTCAACGCCTCGGTGAGATGCGCGTCCCGCTCGGCCACGAGCGCGCGGTGCGCCTGCCGCACGCGCCGGTCCGACGTGTCGATCCAGAGCTGCTGCCCGGTCTCCGGGTCGTGCAGATAAACGCCGCCGACGTCCGGCAGCTCGCGCTCCCGCGGATCTTCGATCCGCACGGCGATGATCTCATGGCGCCGGCCGAGCTCCGCGAGCGGCCGCTCCCACCCCGCGGGCGCGTGGAAATCGGAGATCAGAAAGACGAGCGCACGGCGCTTCGCGAGACGCCCGAGCTGCCGCAGCACCGCGCCGAGGTCCGTCTGCCCGCCGCCGCTCATCGCCGGAACCGTGGCGAGATCGCGCACGACGCGCAACGCGTGCAGCCGGCCGGTGCGGGGCGGAATGAAGCTGACGCCCGTCGGGGTCGGAAACACGAGGCCGCCCACCTTGTCGCCGTGGCGCGTGATGATGTAGGCGGCGACGCCGGCGAATTCCACGGCCAGCTCCCGCTTGAACTGCCGCACCGTCCCGAACTGCATCGAAGGCGACAGATCGACGAGCAGCCACGCGGTCAGCTCTTTTTCTTCGCGGTACTGCCGCACGAACAGCTGGTTCATCCGGGCGGTCACGTTCCAGTCGATCCGGCGGACCTCGTCACCCGGCTGGTACTCACGCACCTCGGCGAGGTCGAGGCTCGGCCCGTAGAAGATGCCGCGGTAGTCGCCGAAGAGGAAGCCGTCGAGCCGGCGCACGACCTTGAACTCGAGCCGGCGGAGAATGCGCTCCGGGGTCTCGACGCCGGGGCCGGACGTCCCTGGGACAACCGGGGCGGGCGCGGATGAGCGGGCCGGGCCGCCGAGGTGCCCCGCGGCGCGTTGCGGCCGCGGGCGGGCGGGCGGGCCGTTGCGGA comes from bacterium and encodes:
- a CDS encoding LuxR C-terminal-related transcriptional regulator, which produces MPFIGRDKEIALVREELLRPEVRLLTLTGPPGIGKTRLAIAVATDVRDRFEDGVWFVDLASIADSALVVPAIAHVLRIREAAPQALLKLVKRDLRDKHNLLVLDNFEQVTGAAVELADLLEACPAVKMMVTSRAALRLSWEHEFPVPPLGVPDPAHLPGADIMSEYPAIALFVERARAVSPSFRLTASTAEAVARVCARLDGLPLAIELAAARIKELPPPAILTRLESRLDFLTGGTRDLPARQQTLRRAIAWSYDLLDPTEKTWFNRLSGFMGGCPSDGIEAVCTADAQDRADTLDILRSLIDKSLLQQEAGGAAQPRFRMLETIQEFGLDRLRATGEFEAVRERHAAFFITVAERAEVGLATAAQPAWLDWLEREHDNLRAALRWALGRAEAQTALRLVATLMRFWLMKAYYAEARMWAERVLAATADATLIRAKTLRGFAHLLWIQGDYERAKQLSEQSLTLSQDLGDRYGIAFGVASLGLHAYLKGDLEEAAQCLDRSLRLARELQDKWLVSLVLNILGRTVDRRGDPALARQHLDEGLRLADGIGDRWLVSLLHTSLGVVSLHQRDAVPAAKHFNDSLGLARDLGDQWGIAWNLEGLAAVAVTAGDHERAARLLGAADALRKVINTPLTPSERADLERTLAAARAALSEADIAAAWAKGAAMRPDQAIQYAVGVGESVTTEAKGPASLHRLPGTLSLREQQVAALIARGKTSRQIARALFIAERTAETHVQHILNKLGVNSRAQIAVWAVEHGLLTSDGNAE
- a CDS encoding UDP-glucuronic acid decarboxylase family protein, which codes for MKVVITGGAGFVGSHLCERLLADGANVLCLDNLLTGRRENIAHLTSPRFEFRHHDVTTPVEIAGPVDFILHFASAASPVDYLAHPIQTLKAGALGSWITLGLARAKGARFLLASTSEVYGDPAVSPQPETYWGHVNPVGPRGCYDEAKRFAEAMTMAYHRSHGVNTGIVRIFNTYGPRNRPDDGRAVPAFITQAIRGEPLTIHGDGTQTRSFCYVSDLVDGIVRLMRSEVHDPVNIGNPEEIRVLDLARLVLDITGSRSAIVHRPRPEDDPSRRCPDTTRARTLLGWEPRVPLRDGLIRTWEWFASCRSARTGV
- a CDS encoding GlsB/YeaQ/YmgE family stress response membrane protein; the encoded protein is MSLLAWIVVGIVAGWLAKTVVPGEGPGGLLGDLLIGVIGAVIGGWIFRTFGHAGVTGLNLWSIVVAAVGAIVLLWLLRMFTGRRPIRTL
- a CDS encoding VWA domain-containing protein, giving the protein MSFLWPRLLWLYAIVPVLVLTYVWILRRPARERVQYPTLDLARIAAAAGGRWRRHVAAVLYLLTLCAVIFTVARPVAPVPVPDNRAVVMLSIDVSRSMMARDVVPTRLDAAKKAALEFVHNLPRGAKVGLVSFSSYATLITPPTDDHDRVVQAINSLNLEFATAIGDGLLEAVYALPGRPRPPASLLPGLPPPPPPDADRLPPATVVLLSDGQSNRGTPPEDAATVARQLHVRVYTIGLGSPEGTFLELGGRGIFVRLDEETLKQIAEVTGGAYWRVSSAAELSRVYSRLGRVIGWRRTPVEVSGLAAVGVAALFLSTVATSLFWMHRLG
- a CDS encoding VWA domain-containing protein — translated: MEFTWPVMLWALALLPLSVAWYVLGVRRIRRTTARRFAEAPLFAQIAVRLPAVRRHISMGLYFAALALLLGAAARPVMAVPLPVNRATVILAIDTSGSMAAPDLQPTRLEAARQAALGFLDAFPPGPRVGLVTFSTYATLMVPPTDDRGAIRDALATIKTQEATAIGDGIAVSLRAIPGRASSVPGSSGPAPGQGQPPLGQSPFGQSPFAAPPGQTQPPAATPGPGQSGPSGQPEDMPPAAVILLTDGGQNAGTADPIRMAALAKQLKVKIYTIGLGTPGGGVFQYQGQMVLVPFDPTLLQQVAAITDGKFFISPTAGDLKRIYRELGQTIGWEKRKTEVSALFVAGAGTLMLGGGALSLLWMGRLP
- a CDS encoding DUF58 domain-containing protein, which translates into the protein MRLPLVRNGPPARPRPQRAAGHLGGPARSSAPAPVVPGTSGPGVETPERILRRLEFKVVRRLDGFLFGDYRGIFYGPSLDLAEVREYQPGDEVRRIDWNVTARMNQLFVRQYREEKELTAWLLVDLSPSMQFGTVRQFKRELAVEFAGVAAYIITRHGDKVGGLVFPTPTGVSFIPPRTGRLHALRVVRDLATVPAMSGGGQTDLGAVLRQLGRLAKRRALVFLISDFHAPAGWERPLAELGRRHEIIAVRIEDPRERELPDVGGVYLHDPETGQQLWIDTSDRRVRQAHRALVAERDAHLTEALTRTGVDLLTLSTGAGLVDDLLRFITLRRRRRWSLPGR